The Trichomycterus rosablanca isolate fTriRos1 chromosome 6, fTriRos1.hap1, whole genome shotgun sequence DNA segment tgtagatgtaaagtcagagacgatcgctcatctattgctgctgtttgagtcgctcatcttctagagcttcatcagtggtcacaggacgctgttggctggatatttttggttggtggactattctgagtccagcagtgacaccgaggtgtttaaaagctccagcagcgctgctgtgtctgattcactcataccagcacaacacccactaacacaccagcaccatgtcagtgtcacagcagtgctgagaatgatccaccacctaaataatacctgctctgtggtggtcctgaccattgaagaacagcatgaaagggggtaacaaagcatgtagagaaacagatggactacagtcagtaattgtagaactacaaagtgcttctctatggtaagtggagctgataacatggacagtgagtgtagaaacaaggaggtggttttaatgttatggctgatcggtgtatattgcttATGGATTATTCTAATTTTGCAGTAACACTGGACTTAATTATTTGGACACACTGAAGTCAGCAGCTGTAGTCAAACAATCACAACAAAAATTATGATGAAATGACGAGGCCAAACCATAACAGACGTACAGGTATGAGGTTTTATCATCATTGCAAAATCCTTCAAATCCCAAAtgacacatgtacagtatacatgtatgtaaatgtttacCTTAAACTGAACACATTTAAAACTCTTGATGCTTTGGCAGTGGCACAGGCTATAAAACTATTAAAGTTAAACCAGTAAGATGTGTGTGGTTCGTTCTATAGtgttaattttatctctttatacaATAAAGCACCAATCCTGAACGCTCACAAACACGTGTGTAGCAAACTAATGATGAATTATTCCTGTTTGTGGTTCTCAGTGTCGAGTCAAACACACTTCTAGCAGCATTTCCTTTCACAGCAACAGTAAATCAGACTCGACATGAGAAATCACATCTTGGGTGCCCACAGCTGTTCAAAACTCAACAATGATGGTACTCATCTCGGCCGGTCAGCTGTTGCTGCGTTAAGGCCACTTGCTTAAACGACTCGAGTGTCGCAGTTCGCGTTACGAGGAAACATCCATGGTGGTGTGGTGTGAACATGCAGACCAGGAACTCCTTCAGGAACCGGGCGCGCCGAAGAAGTACAAACCCTGTGTACAGGAAACAAGCTTTCAAGCACCTTTGTgttattaaatacagtataatataatataaatacactaatcagccataacatagaagcactttgtagttctacaattactgactgtagtccatctgtttctctacatactttttttgcctgatttcaccctgtccttcaatggtcaggacccccacagagcaggtattatttaggtggtggatgattctcagcactgcagtgacactgacatggtggtggtgtgttagtgtgtgttgtgctggtatgagtgtatcagacacagcagcgctgctggagtttttaaacacctcactgtcactgccggactgagaatagtccaccaaccaaaaaatatccaggcgacagcgccccgtgggcagcgtcctgtgaccaccgatgaaggtctagaagatgagcgactcaaacagcagcaatagatgagcgatcgtctctgactttacatctacaaggtggaccgactaggtaggagtgtctaatagagtggacagtgagtggacatggtgtttaaaaactgatccactcataccagcaccatgtcagtgtcactgcagtgctgagaatgatccaccacctaaataatacctgctctgtggtggtcctgtgggggtcctgaccattgaagaacagcatgaaaggggggtaacaaagtatgcagagaaacagatggactacagtcagtaattgtagaactacaaagtgcttctatatagtaagtggagctgataaaatggacagtgtgtgttttaatgttatggctgatcagtgtatatgtttaacactTCATTTTGCTTTTTTGTTCATTTCCTAAGTCAAAATATGATGTAAATTTGAAGTGATGTAATTATGAACTGGACGTACATTAAAGTGTTTGAACATTTGTTTCCCTGTATATGAGCTATAAGAAGATCAGGATTGGTCAGATTTTGTCTGACTGATGGGAAGAGGAAGCGTGTCGTTCCCACCCTGACAGCAGGACCAATCACGTTCTTCTGAAACTGTCATTATTTGATTTGAACTACCTAAGAGTCTTATACAACAGAATGATCTTCACTTGGAGTCCTTCGTGTGTGAGATCTTCTTCCACAGCAGCGTCTTCAGGTTGTTGAGAATGAGCGAGTGCTCCATCTCCATCTGCTCGCTGTTCCCTCTCAGCGCCATGCAGGCGTACAGCTGCTTCTCCAGCTCGTCCTTCATGTCCAGCGGTGCTCTGTAGAGCAGGTAGTCCTTCAGCGTGCCGCACACCTTGGCCAGGTTGGGCTGCGTCACCTCGGTGGTGCAGCGGTGCTTCGTGAGGTCGCAGGAAGTGTAACAGTCTGCACCGTACACGCAGTCGTCGTCCAACTCGCACCGCTGCTCGCGCATCACCTTGTGAAAGGCGGCTTCGGGAACGATGCGCCGGGCGTCCAGCACCTTCAGGTCGTGCCGCTCGGTGTACCCGAAGTGCCCGGCGCTCACGTCGCACATCAGGAAGCTGCCGAACGGCCCGTGGAAGACGTCCTCTACCAGTTCTAGCAGGCCGATGGAAATCTTGGCCTTGCGAGGCCACGACGGCGCCGCCCACTGATCCACGCTGCGCCGCAGACCCGCCGGGAGCCAGACTTCCACCACCCAGGGCAGGCTGACGCCGTACAGCGGGGCGTATGGCACCTTCTCCACGACGTACAGGTCCCCGCAAAATCCCAGCAGCCGCGGGGTGTGTTCTCGCCCCTGGAGGACGATCGCCAGCAGAAACTCGTTCAGCTGCAGCAGGGCCCAGGACGACCGCGCCTCCGCCAGGGAGATCTCGCCGTCTTTGTTGGCATCAGCCACGCCCAGCACAAGAGTCACCAAATCCTGGAGGTTGGCCTGCTCGCCCACCTTTGCCTAAATTATAGAGAACAGATCAGAATAATtatgacagatagataaacagacagacagacagatattatagatagatagatagatagatagatagatagatagatagatagatagatagatagacagacagtcagatattagagatagacagatacacagatagataaatacagacagacagacagaatgattgatagatagacatacagacacagacagatattatagatagacatatagatagatagatagatagatagatagatagatagatagatagacagacagacagacagatagatagatagacagacaaatagacagatagatagatagatagacagacagacacagatagatagacagatacacagatagatagacagacagacagataaaaattactgcacaaaacaataaaatcacTTGGTTATATGTGAGAGTGAATCagaattataaatgtattcctTTATTTTCACCTTTAAATGGTTGAGGATCATCTCCTTAAACTTCTCCACAGACGTTCCTTTAATGGGTCGGTTGAAGGCCGCAGCTTCTCTCCTCGGCTCCAGCTCTGCGTCCAGGTCGTAATGAGGAACGTCCTCCATGTGGCACTTGATGATGCCCTCCAGGTCACCCCACATACCAGAATAAACCTGAAACGTTACGAGGACGCCGTGTTGATCTAGAACATTACTTCTGTACTGTCTTTGTATAAAACATGAGTCTCTATATACCACAGTATTTGTCATTATAGTCTTGCATCAACTGATATGATCTCGTAATGAAAGTGAACTAACGTGTTTGCAAAAACTATCTAAAAGCCCCTCGGTTTCTACACAAaccgctttgtgcacaggagcacaatcatgctgaaacataaagcgaccttccccaaactgatgCTGAGGGGTGATCATATGATTTGTGTAGCTTGTTtagtattaatttatatttattcattttaattatatatatatatatatatatatatatatatatatatatatatatatatatatatatacatttttatttattatgtttttatattcatatatataaata contains these protein-coding regions:
- the dipk1ab gene encoding divergent protein kinase domain 1A, whose protein sequence is MKYLFLSWLAVFVGSWVVYVEYSSYTELCRGHECKNAICDQFQKGVIDGSACSSLCEKDTLYFGKCLSAKSSNQVYSGMWGDLEGIIKCHMEDVPHYDLDAELEPRREAAAFNRPIKGTSVEKFKEMILNHLKAKVGEQANLQDLVTLVLGVADANKDGEISLAEARSSWALLQLNEFLLAIVLQGREHTPRLLGFCGDLYVVEKVPYAPLYGVSLPWVVEVWLPAGLRRSVDQWAAPSWPRKAKISIGLLELVEDVFHGPFGSFLMCDVSAGHFGYTERHDLKVLDARRIVPEAAFHKVMREQRCELDDDCVYGADCYTSCDLTKHRCTTEVTQPNLAKVCGTLKDYLLYRAPLDMKDELEKQLYACMALRGNSEQMEMEHSLILNNLKTLLWKKISHTKDSK